Genomic segment of Arachis hypogaea cultivar Tifrunner chromosome 11, arahy.Tifrunner.gnm2.J5K5, whole genome shotgun sequence:
GAATACCATGTTCGTCCTCGACAACAACCTCTTTTTTTCATCGTCCAGGGAGTTGGAGAGAGACTCCTATTTGGCCCGCTTCGACCCCATCAAAGAGACTTGGATGGATATGTCTGCCGCTGATAACAATCTTTCGAACTTCATAACGGGTAGACTCATTAGCGGCGGTAGACTCTTTAGCCGCAGTGACCAATGTCGTAATACTTATTTCCCACACATTTCTGTGTCCCTTCCCGGTCTTGGAAGCAGCAACTACACCGTTTGCCTTACACATGAGTATGTGGAGGAACCTCCTCATACACCTTTGGACAAGGTCCTTGCCATTCTCGTTAACCACCTGAATGGCCTAGTCGCATTATATCAATACCTTGATGTGGCTTTTGAGGGTATTCTACCACCGATGGAAGGACCCGGCAGATTCAATTTTGTTGACCTTGGCAACGGGAAGCTGTGTGCAATATGCTCTAGCCAGTTATTGGGTTCCGTTCCCCGTTCATCCGCGCACTGCTTCTCCATTTTCACACTGTCCGTGTTGAAGGACTTTGCAGCATTGCAACTTGACAGTGGGGCTCCTCCCATGGAGCGAGATTTCTTACAAGTTACTGTCCATAGGAAGAGTGTCTTCACCATGGAGAACGGTGGGATTACTGGGATTACTAATTGTATGCGCCATGCGTTTGTTTGGCCACCTACTAAGGGAGGAAGATTTCAGCACAGGACAACTCTATTTTAGTAACATTTCTTGTTATTTCTTGTGGCTTATTATCCTCCCTAGTCGTTTTCAATAGGATTATGAATGAACAATGAATTAAATATTAATGTCTTTCAGGAATATGATCTTGCTTTGAGTTGTGTCTATATTCTCTTCAACTCGTACAAAATTATCTGTGCATTTTGAGATATTTGCATTATTGCTGCTGGTTATATTAAATGATCAACTCACTGCTTTCTATTTCAAAATACATGAtgcattttaaataattaattcaactGATAGCCCGCACATATTATGTCAAAAGAAACATTTTGAAGTTTCACATAAAGTTAGAATGATTCTTGTttgaaaaattgtttaaaaatttgatttgagtcatatttataatattatcgaTTGATTGCTTTATTCATTAGattaagaaaataagaaaataataagaatgatgaCGAAGGGAAACTGGGTTACAAAAATTCAAATCTAAGTTTCTAAATgactaaagaaaaataatgatGTTATTTTTATAATGTCATTCTGTATGAGTTTAGAGAGAAAAGTAACATTATCAGAATAGGTCATGTTCCTAAACAAAATAACCTAATGTGATGATCAGTTTTAAGTGAAGTGCTATAAAGGGGTTCTATGAGTCTATTCTTTCAAGAGATGATTATTTCTACAAAATATAATGATACATGCATATGGAGTAAAGAAATTTACAAGTCTCGTTCATATATGATAATGTCATACTCTGTACAGAGCCCCAAACTAAAACAAAACATAGGGGAgcaaaaagttaaaaacaaaaagTGGAAACCTAAAATCTAATGGGTGACTTTATCAATATTTTCTTCCAATACATATTTCACATAACCAAACCATTATCTCCAATACAAGCAACATAGTTTAGTGTAGCCAGTTCTACTCAATCTATTATTTGTTGTACAATGGATTTCAGCTTCAAAACGGCATTTGTGTCATCACAGGTGAATTCCCCATGTAAGCACATCTGGTTAATACTACAGGGAAACTTCTGCATGTAGACATCAACATTTAAGTTCCTATTCACTTGCCAGTGGCCATGTATCTGTGAAAGTGGAAATCCATTTTGCATATCTCGCAAGTCATGACCGAGAGGGCCGTTTCCGGTCAGGCTGATGTTCCCACTTCCGACCTATCCACGTTATCACATCTTCTGACAAACTGGTCAAGAGTTCTCTGCTTTGAAGGCCTATGCCCAATAGTAGTATGCTTTGCAGGGCTACTCAATGGCTGATTATTTGACACAGCTAAGGTGTTCTCATGGCCATCTAACACCTGATTTTTCAATAACTAAAACTTAGAATGGTTtctcaaaaacatcaaaaagtAACTCTCAAATACTGCTTGAGTATAGATCttgacaaaatataaatataaaccaGAATAAAAACCTTGAAACTAAGCAGTATGTACATTTTGCATTACATATGATAGTTCAAGAAGATGTAGAAATGTACCTGCCCCCAAATTATCCGGTTTGAATTGCACCACATCCCTAAGTCGTAAAAGTTTAGATCATCAATGCATAATAAATGTTAAGTCAATGCTATACCAAGCGGCGAAAGACTGCAGAGATAACAGAACCTACCAAATGTATCATTTACCAACTAGTATATATTTACTGATGAGACCTGTAAACAAGAACTAACGAGTCAAAAAACAGAAGAGCACATGTTGTCTTTGCtactaaaaaatttagatatgagAGTTCTTTTCATTTGAGATTATCTGTTTTCTTAATGTTGTCATGCAACTAGTAACAACTCTCTCCTTTCTACTTAATGAGTGTGAGAATACCTGACCAATTCTATATGCACGATCTTTGGCCTGAATTAGGTCACCTGGAGTCCAGGATTGTTCTGTAAAGATAACTGTGCTTGCAGCAGTTAAAGTTAATCCAACTCCTCCCGCTTTAATGGATAGCCGCATGATAACGTGTCACATGAAATCATTATCTCAAGCACAAATACTAACCAAGACAACAGAAAAGATGCTTATAACGGAAACACATGGAAGAAATGCACAACCAAAAATACCACCATACTACAGCTGCCTTGATATAATCCTTTTCCTGGAAATCTGTAACCAATTGTTGCCTTGATGCAGCGGGTGTACCTCCATCAATCCAGATGCAACCCACTTTTTTCTTCTGGAAATTTTCAACAGTTTTTGTAAGTGCTATAATTTCCAATATAAAGAGTAAAATTGAACTGGTCTTACAAGAAGGCACTCATGTATTGCATCTATCATTGGCTGATGGTGCGCAAATATAAGAAACTTGCAACCTGCCTGCAGTGATCACAACATATTACCGTGATAACCACCGATAGCCCAAATGAAATAGAAAGGTGGAagcaagagagaaaaaaaattgaagcaaTCAAACTTTCAAATTAAGCATACACAACGTTTGGGGCGCTGGAAGATGGATGAAATATAAGAATTAACACATAATCTAAACCACTCAGACCAGCCAACGTTGACACCAATAATAGTTGTGGCATACGAATTAACATGTCATATGCTGACATTTTCACTACCCTGGTCAGCCAATTTAATTCGTTCAACTTAGGGTCCTACACTAAGGGGTACCGATTGCAACAAAAGCAATTAGAAAAGACCAATTTAACCATGCATCATGCAAGCACACCAATCAAAGGAGATGGGTGAGAAACTAGAGAAGTTGAGAACCTAACTTGACTTTCTTGTAGTACATACAGATGCAGTCACTAAATTCTTTATTGacattttattgctttgaaacaGTGGAGGGGAGCAATACCTCAATGAAAGTTCCGAATTAGTATATATCTGGAATCGAATATATCATGATTCAGTTTTGATCATATACCAGTCAAAATGATTTAAACTACTCCAATATTGGCCAAGGCCTGAGAAAAggcaaatataaaagaaagataaaatgttgaagaaaagataaaaatcaaagaaaaagtcggTAAAGTTTTAATCGCAAAAATAAATGATGATTAGTGAAGTGATTGCTAATTTGGGGAATATTTTTTCTCTTGAAGATAAAAATTATAGACCTATCATAGTTCTAGGTAATCAGAAAAACTTCCAAACAACTTGTACAAGTCAAAATAATGTTCAGGGCTTCTTCCATGCAAACCTTGTTAATCAGTTTCTTTTGAGTAAATTTAAGAGATTCAGACTCATCTTTTGATTTAGCAGATTTGATTTTGGCTTTTACCGCCTCCAACtgcagaataaaaaaaaaagcaaccaATATTGATTAGATTTTACCACCTCAGACGCAAACCAAAGATGGAGAGCACATATTACCATCTCCAAGTCAAATAacctaattttaaaaagaaaacttaCCACAATCTTACCAATAAAAATGGGTGAGCAAATTTTTGAACCATTTTTAAAGTGGAAGTTTTAGTAAAATACTCATAATCTAAACAACAATCACATAGTTCAAATAAATGAAATCCACAGTCCACTTTTTTGAATATCAATAACCCTATAAAatgtaaatagaaaataattttttatgcccAAAATAAGCATATTGTCAAGACATACAAGAATTCTGTTCCATAACTAGGTCAAACATAAATAACCAAAACTGCATGATGCTATACTAGTCTCGAGATATAGATGCAAAACAAAAATATGGATGGAATAATGCCAAAGTGACAAAGGCACAACGACCATCAACATGGAAAAATATGTATTGCGAAACAAAAATTTACTTTGCTATAACAGCTACTATATGGATGGAATCCCAAACACTTGACCAGCTTCCCCCCAAAGAAATTATATAAGCCAAGCTCGACTCTTATTAAGATAGAAAATACCATCAGTTTCCCAACTatagagaaaatgaaaatagaagaattATTACCTGAactttataattagatatttctCCTAGAACCTTCTCTGCTTCGGACAAGGAAGAAAGCGGGAACATCCATAACCCagactcaaattttcaaataactaagCCCTCAAAACAGCCA
This window contains:
- the LOC112723272 gene encoding uncharacterized protein, with protein sequence MFPLSSLSEAEKVLGEISNYKVQLEAVKAKIKSAKSKDESESLKFTQKKLINKAGCKFLIFAHHQPMIDAIHECLLKKKVGCIWIDGGTPAASRQQLVTDFQEKDYIKAAVVWWYFWLCISSMCFRYKHLFCCLG